In Gossypium hirsutum isolate 1008001.06 chromosome D06, Gossypium_hirsutum_v2.1, whole genome shotgun sequence, one genomic interval encodes:
- the LOC107899954 gene encoding putative transcription factor bHLH041: protein MSERRRREKQNEDFIALRSLLPFGTKKDKASILFNSRQYLTSLKAQVAELSKQNQLLQTRLLPAAADVGGSSNESLNVRIIPLHESTSEQRMVDLRISVRGEVLIDNILMGLLEFLRQDRNVSIMSIEANNQLSEGSVNYINLRLRIEVCKRKF from the exons ATGTCAGAACGAAGAAGGCGAGAAAAGCAAAATGAAGATTTCATTGCGTTGCGATCTCTTCTTCCTTTTGGCACCAAg AAAGACAAGGCATCAATCCTCTTTAATTCCAGGCAGTACTTGACCTCATTGAAAGCTCAAGTTGCGGAGCTTAGCAAGCAAAACCAGTTATTACAAACTCGGCTTTTGCCTGCTGCCGCAGATGTTGGTGGTTCATCAAATGAGAGTTTAAATGTTCGGATTATACCTCTACATGAATCGACATCGGAACAAAGAATGGTCGACCTGAGAATTAGTGTTAGAGGAGAAGTGTTGATAGATAATATCTTAATGGGACTGCTGGAATTCTTGAGGCAAGATAGAAATGTGAGCATCATGTCCATTGAAGCCAACAACCAGTTATCAGAAGGCTCAGTTAATTATATTAACTTGAGACTGAGAATTGAGGTatgcaagagaaaattttga